TACTGCCCGTTTTTCGCCGCCTCCAATAGGCTCGGTAATGCTTAAATCCGTTCCGGAAGGTCAGGTTATAGTTTTCATGGATTTTCCTGGCCACGCACCCGGAATAAAAATCCCTACTATTTGACGGTTGGTCGACGTTGTCTTGCAAGGGTGTATTGACGCTTTATGGTTAATCTCCACCCAGGAATTGCTTAAAGACACACAGCGCTTTTACCGTGAAATGGCGGTATTAAAACGGGACCTGATCGGTCCCGTTTTTTGTTGGGCGCCCGTCTGCCGATGGCGCGCAGCGGGTCGTCAGCACCTTAGTGCGGTTCAAGATCGCCTGGTTTCCATTCTTTGCTGAAGAACGCTTTGGTGGGCCCGTACAGGCGCAGGATCACAAAGTAGCCTTTCTGCGGCAGCGTGCGCAGCCAGTTCTTGCCCGCGCCCGGGTTGTCGGGCCCAAAGCTGATATCAATGCTGCCGTCGGCGTTGGTGGCGGGTTTGTCCATGGTATTGATCGACGGGAAGGCTTGTCCGTTATCCACACCAGCGGCGGTGATCGAGTCGTAAATGGTGACTGACCAGAACAAGGCCGCAGGAATGCCCTTGGGCAGGTGCAGCGTGTACTTGTTGCTGCCGTTCAGAAAGTGCCCCTTGGCATCGACAAACGTGGCCGGGTATTTGGCGCCGACGTTTTCCATGTTCACCGCCATGCCAGGGCTGGCCGAATAGGCGTTGGTGAAGAAGCCCGTGCGCGGATCAATGTAGTTAAAACCAGGCGCGCTGAAGGTGGCATTGCCGGGGAAGACGTTCAGCCAGCGCCGGTCCGGGTACCACGTACCGTTCTCGACGATGCTTTGCGGCAGGTACGACACCGTGTGTCCCATATTGGCGGCAGTCCGGGCGGCCTGGTCGAGCAAGGTGGCTTGTTCCGGTGTCGGCGCAAATGGTTTGTCTGCCCTGACGCCCACTGCCGCCAGCATGCCGCGCATTTCCAGATCGGCCGGATCAACATATTCATGCTTGATAAACCGGTCGAGCATCGCAAACGCGCTGCCATCTTTCGGGTACAGCATGTTCACCGGCACGCCGGAGGCATTGGGGAACTGCATCGGTTTGGCTGATGCCGCCTTGCCCAGCGGGTAAATACGGGTTTTTTCCATCACCGCGACAGGCGCGGCCAGTTGGTGCGGGTCTTTGAAAAAGCCGCGCCAGAACACGAACACGTTATACGTGCGCGAGCGCATGGTGATGTAGCCGTCCGGAATATCGCCCTGGTAGTCTGGCGGCAGGATCAGATACTTGCCGCCCTTGCCGTGATCCGGCCCCGGCAAGCCCACATCGCCGCACCATTGGCGGCCTTCAATCTGACCCACCGTGCAGATCGGGCGCTGGAAGAAGTCATCCAGAATGCCCTGCATGCCAGGCGGCACCTCAATCACCATCGGGCCGTCCTGTTTGAGGTCCAGGTAACCCATGGCATAGATGACGTCCGAATTGGGCGTGGTCACCAGCGTTTTGGCGTTGAGGCGGTCTTTCCAGATCGGCAACACGTTGTAGCCGGCGCCGAAGGTTTTTTCAGAACCCTCTTTCATGGCGTACATATTGAGCGCCGGCAGCGCCCAGATATAACTTTGCACCGCGCGCTGGAAAAACAGTTCGTCCTGCAATTTGCGGGCGTCTTCGGCAGACGGGTAGCCCTGCGGGAAAGGCACCGACGCAAGTGCCTCATAACGGGCATCGGCCGCGTGCACATTCAGCGCCAGGCTGGCCAGCAGCCCGGCCAACAGTGATTTTTTCATGATGGATATCCTTGCTGCGGGTTACTGGGCCGGCTCGACCGGGGGCGGCGTCCACTGTCCGCCAGTGACCGCCGCTTCAGGCCAGTACGCGCGGACATACAAAGAGAAGTTTTCATCTTTGGGGGCCGGCAACCAGTTGGCGCGTCGGGCCGGATCAGTCGGCGCATCTGCCTGCACATAAATGGTCAGCGAGCCATCTGCGTTCTTGTGCAGGTCCTTGTTTTTGGTGCCCAGCGAATAACGCTTGATGTCATTGGGCGCGAAGAAGTGGTCTTCGTTGTACAGCGTGAGCGACCAGAACCCCTTCACCGGCGGCAACTGGCCGGCCGGGAAAGTCACCGTGTACTTGCCGGCCCCGTTCAGGCGCTGGCCTTTGACGTCGAGCGCCTGGTAGAAGTACTTGGTCTCGTTGGGCTTGTTCACAAAAATATTGGATCTGGCCACGGCCGTACGCATGAAGTAGTCCGTGCCGAACGCCGCGCCGTTGCTTTCGGTGGTCCAGTTGTACGGCAGCGGCAACCCGTAGCTCTGAAATTGCAGCAGCGGTTTGACGAGTTCTGCTTCGGTCTTTTTCGCCTCATCAATCATGGCGGCCTTGAGAGCCGGGTCTTGCTGGGCCGCGGCCACCAGTGCGCGCATGGTGGCGTAACGGGCGGCTTCGCCCGGCAGCGGCGGTGCGTCGTTCAACAGGGCAGGCAGCTCATCAAAGAACTTGTCCGGGCTGACCCATTGGGTTTCGCCGCCGGTACCGCTGTCTTGCGCCGGGAAATGCGGCTGGCTGGCCCAGTCGGTGTGCTTCATCTTGCCGTCGTACATACTGAGCGGGTACATGTCGACGCCGGCAATCACGGACTGGATGGCCTTGCGGTCTTCAGGCGTGTCATCCATGAACACGCGCGGAATCACAAAACCGGTGTTGGTTTTGGCGCGGAATACTTTGGTAATGCCGGCGGGGACCTTGCCTTTCCAGTTGGGGCCCACCAGCAGGTAAAACCCCGGCTTGGTGCCATACATCTTGCCGATATCGGCAAAGCTGTCCGAGCGCAGATCCACCACCTGATATACCCAGAAACGGCTGCCGAAGTCCGGCACCTGGATCACGACCGGGCTGATATCCAGACCGATACTGCCCGCGCCGTAGACCACATCCTGGTTGGGGCACGCCACCAGCCGTTCTTGCGGTTCGATATAGTCGCTGAGCATGGAGAGCCGGTTCAGCGGTGCCACCGGCACAATCCCGCCCATCAGGCCCGGATGCGGCAGGTCCTTGAACGTCAACCGGCGGTTGTAGATGTTGGCCAGCGGCCAGCCCCAGAAATAGGTATCGCGGGCAACCAGCCGGGCATAGGCCTCGGTATAGCGGGTGTTGGCAACCGGCCCGGCGACGGTTTCGGTCGCGGCTTGCGATTGGGCGGCCTGGGCAGGCGCCAGCGACAACAACAAGGCGGCGCTAAGGGGGAGCAGCAAATGACGGCTCATCTTGGTTCTCCGGAACAGGTTGGAATGCCCGTCAACACGGGCATGTTGAGATCACGAAATCGGCACACAGAACAGCAATCAAAGACCACCCAGGGTCAGGTTCAGGCCGCCCAGCACGGTCCAGTGCGGCTGGCCGGCACCGTCATGCCAGACGGTGACCTGCGGTTCCAGGTAAAGGTTGTAAACCGTCTTGCCATCACGCCAGACCTTGCCGGCACCGAAACCGGCCGGGATATACCCTTCGCCGTTGTTCAGGTTGAAGTTCCAGATGCCGGTGGAGCGCAGATACCAGCCTTCAGGCAGGTTGTAGATCAGAAAGGGTTGCACCGTGGCGCTGTTGACGTTGGGGCGGCTGTTGTCACCGGCAAAGGAGTGCTGCCACTGCACCAGCGCGCCCAGCAAGCGCTC
The genomic region above belongs to Silvimonas iriomotensis and contains:
- a CDS encoding DUF1254 domain-containing protein; the encoded protein is MKKSLLAGLLASLALNVHAADARYEALASVPFPQGYPSAEDARKLQDELFFQRAVQSYIWALPALNMYAMKEGSEKTFGAGYNVLPIWKDRLNAKTLVTTPNSDVIYAMGYLDLKQDGPMVIEVPPGMQGILDDFFQRPICTVGQIEGRQWCGDVGLPGPDHGKGGKYLILPPDYQGDIPDGYITMRSRTYNVFVFWRGFFKDPHQLAAPVAVMEKTRIYPLGKAASAKPMQFPNASGVPVNMLYPKDGSAFAMLDRFIKHEYVDPADLEMRGMLAAVGVRADKPFAPTPEQATLLDQAARTAANMGHTVSYLPQSIVENGTWYPDRRWLNVFPGNATFSAPGFNYIDPRTGFFTNAYSASPGMAVNMENVGAKYPATFVDAKGHFLNGSNKYTLHLPKGIPAALFWSVTIYDSITAAGVDNGQAFPSINTMDKPATNADGSIDISFGPDNPGAGKNWLRTLPQKGYFVILRLYGPTKAFFSKEWKPGDLEPH
- a CDS encoding DUF1254 domain-containing protein, producing the protein MSRHLLLPLSAALLLSLAPAQAAQSQAATETVAGPVANTRYTEAYARLVARDTYFWGWPLANIYNRRLTFKDLPHPGLMGGIVPVAPLNRLSMLSDYIEPQERLVACPNQDVVYGAGSIGLDISPVVIQVPDFGSRFWVYQVVDLRSDSFADIGKMYGTKPGFYLLVGPNWKGKVPAGITKVFRAKTNTGFVIPRVFMDDTPEDRKAIQSVIAGVDMYPLSMYDGKMKHTDWASQPHFPAQDSGTGGETQWVSPDKFFDELPALLNDAPPLPGEAARYATMRALVAAAQQDPALKAAMIDEAKKTEAELVKPLLQFQSYGLPLPYNWTTESNGAAFGTDYFMRTAVARSNIFVNKPNETKYFYQALDVKGQRLNGAGKYTVTFPAGQLPPVKGFWSLTLYNEDHFFAPNDIKRYSLGTKNKDLHKNADGSLTIYVQADAPTDPARRANWLPAPKDENFSLYVRAYWPEAAVTGGQWTPPPVEPAQ